A window of Aliarcobacter trophiarum LMG 25534 contains these coding sequences:
- a CDS encoding biopolymer transporter ExbD → MFDFNQKPDLNITPLVDIMLVLLAILMVTAPVIEFEEPINLPTGSKSQQSQDVAKIDIIITKDRNVTLNKSKVEISNFADSFLLFSKGKDQNTPIHIRADKSLKYDDIIYVLKSVKEAGFFKVALVTDG, encoded by the coding sequence TTGTTTGATTTTAATCAAAAACCAGATTTAAATATTACTCCTTTAGTTGATATTATGCTTGTTCTTCTTGCAATTTTAATGGTAACAGCTCCAGTTATTGAGTTTGAAGAACCTATAAATCTTCCAACAGGAAGTAAATCTCAACAATCTCAAGATGTAGCTAAAATTGACATTATTATTACAAAAGATAGAAATGTTACTTTAAATAAAAGTAAGGTTGAAATATCAAATTTTGCAGATAGCTTTTTACTTTTCTCAAAAGGTAAAGATCAAAATACTCCAATACATATAAGAGCCGATAAGAGCTTAAAATATGATGATATTATATATGTTCTAAAATCAGTTAAAGAAGCTGGTTTCTTCAAAGTTGCTTTAGTAACAGATGGGTAA
- a CDS encoding tetratricopeptide repeat protein: MKKIIPLLFVITSLTVAEEVSVYGASNQDSSYGLSASEKHILKNQSNISNLSSKLEEINSLVKSINGRLEGLESTYEGDSRKLNDLSLKLNQSSDLASNEAVSNASQSDLNSLKAALSKLTTMVNKINSEYVSSTELEKNMQQFVTREEFEAVKKAMGIKTPQGSSKTIVETKEKAVDTSSSSNELKTAEDRAKFMVEAKKDYDSKIYNSAIPKFEKLVEINYKPAENNYYLGDMWFKRKKYDQAIVYYKKSAMLNDKASYMPTLLLNSGISFENTKDKDNARNFYSTLIELYPNSQEAKVAKTNLNKL; this comes from the coding sequence ATGAAAAAAATTATACCTTTATTATTCGTAATAACTTCATTAACCGTAGCCGAAGAGGTTTCGGTTTATGGAGCTTCTAACCAAGATAGTTCTTATGGATTATCTGCATCTGAAAAACACATACTAAAAAATCAATCAAATATAAGTAATTTATCTTCTAAACTTGAAGAGATTAATAGTTTAGTAAAATCTATTAATGGAAGATTAGAAGGCTTAGAGTCTACATATGAAGGTGATTCAAGAAAATTGAATGATTTATCTTTAAAATTAAATCAATCTTCAGATTTAGCTTCTAATGAGGCAGTTTCAAATGCTAGTCAATCAGATTTAAATAGTTTAAAAGCTGCTCTTTCAAAATTAACAACAATGGTTAATAAAATAAATTCAGAATATGTATCTTCTACTGAGTTAGAAAAAAATATGCAACAATTTGTTACTAGAGAAGAGTTTGAAGCTGTTAAAAAGGCTATGGGTATTAAAACACCACAAGGTTCTTCTAAAACAATAGTTGAGACAAAAGAGAAAGCAGTTGATACTTCTTCAAGCTCTAATGAGCTAAAAACAGCGGAAGATAGAGCAAAATTTATGGTTGAAGCAAAAAAAGATTATGATTCAAAAATATACAATAGTGCCATTCCAAAGTTTGAGAAACTAGTTGAAATAAACTATAAACCTGCTGAAAACAACTACTATTTAGGTGATATGTGGTTTAAAAGAAAAAAGTATGATCAAGCTATTGTTTATTATAAAAAATCAGCAATGCTAAATGATAAAGCTTCTTATATGCCAACACTACTACTAAATAGTGGAATATCATTTGAAAATACAAAAGATAAAGATAATGCTAGAAACTTCTATAGTACGTTGATAGAACTTTATCCAAATAGCCAGGAAGCTAAAGTGGCTAAAACAAATTTAAATAAATTATAA
- the atpC gene encoding ATP synthase F1 subunit epsilon: MDTIKLSIVTPTGSIFNGDVKTVTLPGKEGEFGVLPGHSSLVSTLSVGVIVIEKIDSTEAVAINWGHVKVDEKSVDVLVDGAIALTGGKDSEISKNIEAAKELVNSVKDSKVSMAAVEAKINSFA, translated from the coding sequence ATGGATACAATTAAATTATCAATAGTTACTCCAACGGGTAGCATATTTAATGGTGATGTAAAGACTGTAACTCTCCCTGGAAAAGAGGGAGAGTTTGGTGTTTTACCTGGACACTCATCATTAGTATCAACTCTTAGTGTTGGTGTAATTGTTATTGAAAAAATCGATTCTACAGAAGCAGTCGCTATTAACTGGGGACATGTTAAAGTAGATGAAAAATCAGTTGATGTATTAGTTGATGGAGCTATTGCATTAACAGGAGGAAAAGATTCAGAGATTTCAAAAAATATTGAAGCAGCAAAAGAGTTAGTAAATTCAGTTAAAGATTCAAAAGTATCAATGGCTGCAGTTGAAGCAAAAATTAACTCATTCGCATAA
- a CDS encoding OmpA family protein — MKKLGLYSVLVSALLFTTGCSEKNADVNDVVAPSTAPVEAAIQDGTLLERAGNGNYYMINGQRVLIEHVYFDFDKYNLTPANKDKAVSNSSKLSQVSSDTTIKVFGNTDEWGSDEYNYALGLKRANSVKDVLVANGVTTNVTMVSLGESNPVCTEKTKECWAQNRRVEHELEK; from the coding sequence ATGAAAAAGTTAGGTCTTTATTCTGTTTTAGTTTCAGCTTTACTATTTACTACAGGTTGTAGTGAAAAAAATGCTGATGTAAATGATGTTGTTGCTCCATCTACTGCTCCTGTTGAAGCAGCTATTCAAGATGGTACTCTTTTAGAGAGAGCTGGAAATGGAAACTATTATATGATTAATGGTCAAAGAGTTTTAATTGAGCATGTTTATTTTGATTTTGACAAATACAATTTAACACCTGCAAATAAAGACAAGGCTGTAAGTAACTCTTCTAAACTTTCACAAGTTTCTTCTGATACTACAATTAAAGTATTTGGAAACACTGACGAATGGGGAAGTGATGAGTATAACTATGCATTAGGTTTAAAAAGAGCAAACTCTGTTAAAGATGTTTTAGTAGCAAATGGTGTTACAACTAACGTTACAATGGTATCTTTAGGTGAAAGCAATCCAGTTTGTACTGAAAAAACTAAAGAGTGCTGGGCACAAAACAGAAGAGTTGAGCACGAATTAGAAAAATAA
- the tolB gene encoding Tol-Pal system protein TolB, translating into MKKIFLLISIFISSVFAEVDGHLDIVKKGMVLPKIGISIASDSLERDTLSKIKKALTDDFNVSGHFEVANISSVSAYDSLPDILGLSNQGVNLFVNLSAKKDTNGNYTLMTKLYDINSRALVLEKNYTTSLEERFVFLAHKAAISINDHFKAPSISWMDRFVVFSVYEASGKADIMIGDYTLTYKKRVVSGGLNIFPKWADKEQKTIYYTSYNYKKPTLVKLNIYNRSKDVIMDSDGMLACSDVNADGTKLLITASPTGQPDIFLYDTRTRAKKQITTYSGIDVGGQFVENDSKIVFVSDRLGNPNIFAQTIGSSGVERLVFHSNNNSSVTSSGNNVIFSSKDASNELGKSFNLYLISTKSDSLKRLTSSGINQFPKFSTDGQSVLFLKTDGTSSIGIIRLEHNKSFLFPLTGKRIQSIDW; encoded by the coding sequence ATGAAAAAAATATTTTTGTTAATATCTATATTTATTAGTTCTGTTTTTGCAGAAGTTGATGGACACTTAGATATTGTGAAAAAAGGTATGGTTTTACCAAAAATTGGTATTTCTATTGCTAGTGATAGTTTAGAAAGAGATACTTTAAGTAAGATAAAAAAAGCACTTACAGATGATTTTAATGTAAGTGGGCATTTTGAAGTTGCAAATATTTCATCTGTATCAGCTTATGATAGTTTACCAGATATTTTAGGTTTATCTAATCAAGGTGTAAATCTGTTTGTAAACCTTTCAGCAAAAAAAGATACAAATGGTAATTATACTTTAATGACAAAGTTATATGATATAAATTCAAGAGCATTGGTTTTAGAAAAAAATTATACAACTTCACTTGAAGAGAGATTTGTATTTTTAGCTCATAAAGCGGCAATTTCTATAAATGATCATTTTAAAGCTCCTAGTATCTCTTGGATGGATAGATTTGTAGTGTTTTCAGTTTATGAGGCTTCAGGAAAAGCAGATATTATGATAGGAGATTATACTTTAACTTATAAAAAAAGAGTTGTAAGTGGTGGTCTTAATATCTTTCCTAAATGGGCAGATAAAGAGCAAAAAACTATCTATTATACATCATACAACTATAAAAAACCAACTTTAGTTAAATTAAATATTTATAATAGAAGCAAAGATGTTATCATGGATTCAGATGGAATGTTAGCTTGTTCAGATGTAAATGCTGATGGAACTAAACTTTTAATAACTGCATCACCAACAGGGCAGCCAGATATATTCTTATATGATACAAGAACAAGAGCAAAAAAACAGATAACAACTTATAGTGGAATTGATGTTGGTGGACAATTTGTTGAAAATGATAGCAAAATTGTATTTGTATCTGATAGATTAGGAAACCCAAATATTTTTGCTCAAACTATTGGTTCAAGTGGTGTTGAGAGATTAGTTTTCCATAGCAACAATAATTCATCTGTTACTTCAAGTGGAAATAATGTGATTTTTAGTAGTAAAGATGCAAGTAATGAGTTAGGGAAAAGCTTTAATTTATATCTGATTTCTACAAAATCAGATAGCTTAAAAAGATTAACTTCAAGTGGAATAAATCAGTTTCCAAAGTTCTCAACTGATGGACAAAGTGTACTATTTTTGAAAACAGATGGTACGAGCTCTATAGGAATTATAAGATTAGAACATAATAAGTCTTTTCTATTCCCACTTACAGGGAAAAGAATTCAATCTATAGATTGGTAA
- a CDS encoding FKBP-type peptidyl-prolyl cis-trans isomerase, with product MSNKVIGIEYTLKDAKTGEQLDTNVGQAPLEFVSGKGQIIKGLEDKLVTMSANEEADVLVEAKDGYGEYNQEAIQTLPKEQFAGIELVEGMSLYGQGEHGETIQVVVKSFDDANVTIDYNHPMAGKTLMFTVAILSLRDATEEEVQSGVVGGFAAMGGGCCGSSSGGGHGGCGCASGNDEHDHDHGHSHGGGCGTGGGHGGCGCH from the coding sequence ATGTCAAATAAAGTAATTGGAATAGAGTATACATTAAAAGATGCAAAAACAGGAGAGCAGCTTGATACAAATGTTGGACAAGCTCCACTAGAGTTTGTTTCTGGAAAAGGTCAAATAATAAAAGGACTAGAAGACAAACTTGTAACTATGTCTGCAAATGAAGAGGCTGATGTTTTAGTTGAAGCTAAAGATGGTTATGGAGAGTATAATCAAGAGGCTATTCAAACTCTTCCAAAAGAGCAATTTGCAGGAATTGAACTTGTTGAGGGTATGAGTTTATATGGTCAAGGTGAGCATGGTGAAACTATTCAAGTTGTTGTAAAATCTTTTGATGATGCAAATGTAACGATAGATTATAATCACCCAATGGCTGGAAAAACTCTAATGTTTACAGTTGCAATTTTAAGTTTAAGAGATGCAACTGAGGAAGAGGTTCAGTCTGGAGTTGTAGGTGGGTTTGCTGCTATGGGTGGTGGATGTTGTGGTTCATCATCAGGTGGTGGACATGGTGGTTGTGGATGTGCAAGTGGAAACGATGAGCATGATCATGACCACGGACATAGCCATGGTGGTGGATGTGGAACTGGTGGTGGACACGGTGGATGTGGTTGTCACTAA
- a CDS encoding 5'-methylthioadenosine/adenosylhomocysteine nucleosidase: protein MNKLAIMGAMQEEIDPLLEFFKDYKTIEYADNKYYEVNYKGLDIVIAHSKIGKVFASLTASTLIQKFSCDTLLFSGVAGAINSKLNIGDLIVATKLCQHDLDITAFGHPNGYVPGGKVFIDSSKELLEVAKKVAKNENLKVIEGVIATGDQFVHSNERKEFIEKTFKADALEMEGASVAVICDALDVPFFILRAISDSANGEANFDFDEFLNSSAKISSNYLVKIVEEVIKR, encoded by the coding sequence ATGAATAAATTAGCAATTATGGGAGCTATGCAAGAAGAGATAGACCCCCTTTTAGAGTTTTTTAAAGATTACAAAACTATTGAATATGCAGATAATAAGTATTATGAGGTGAACTACAAAGGATTAGATATTGTAATAGCACACTCAAAAATAGGAAAAGTATTTGCTTCATTAACTGCTTCTACTCTTATTCAAAAATTCTCTTGTGACACTCTACTTTTCTCAGGTGTTGCAGGAGCTATAAATTCAAAATTAAACATTGGAGATTTAATAGTTGCAACAAAACTTTGCCAACATGATTTAGATATTACAGCTTTTGGACATCCAAATGGATATGTTCCAGGAGGAAAAGTTTTTATAGATAGTTCAAAAGAACTTTTAGAAGTTGCAAAAAAAGTGGCAAAGAATGAAAATTTAAAAGTAATAGAGGGAGTTATCGCAACTGGGGATCAGTTTGTTCACTCAAATGAGAGAAAAGAGTTTATAGAAAAAACTTTTAAAGCAGATGCTTTAGAGATGGAAGGAGCCAGTGTTGCAGTGATTTGTGATGCTTTAGATGTTCCTTTTTTTATTTTAAGAGCAATAAGTGATAGTGCGAATGGTGAAGCAAACTTTGATTTTGATGAGTTCTTAAATAGTAGTGCAAAAATATCTAGCAATTACTTGGTAAAAATCGTGGAGGAAGTTATAAAAAGGTAG
- a CDS encoding energy transducer TonB has protein sequence MQNNSSFIISGIVAFFIYFSICFLVMFYIFSPTKESVNITPNSTTIELDMIEEIAEKKMVERKTEKIIKEEVVEKSTSASNEKKPDLKSLFANVKETSNKVIKEEVNNVEKSIDPKRFKSKFEKEKKSSNIKIDKLLEDEKTATDSKLKSSAKGDKSDDYASKIYEILQAGAPISQDTKVLAKVIIIVDENGKFDYKIQKTSSDEGYNEALKSYLDTQRGVPYPIPPNGKGVRYSVDFKFEG, from the coding sequence ATGCAAAATAATTCTTCATTTATTATTTCAGGTATTGTTGCATTTTTTATCTATTTTTCAATATGTTTTTTAGTTATGTTTTATATATTCTCACCAACAAAAGAGAGTGTAAATATAACTCCTAACTCTACAACAATAGAACTTGATATGATTGAAGAGATAGCAGAAAAAAAGATGGTTGAAAGAAAAACAGAAAAGATTATAAAAGAAGAGGTTGTTGAAAAATCAACATCAGCTTCAAATGAAAAAAAACCAGATCTAAAATCTTTATTTGCAAATGTTAAAGAGACATCAAATAAAGTTATAAAAGAAGAGGTTAATAATGTTGAAAAATCTATTGACCCAAAAAGATTTAAGTCAAAATTTGAGAAAGAGAAAAAATCATCAAATATAAAAATTGATAAATTATTAGAAGATGAGAAAACTGCAACAGATTCAAAGCTTAAAAGCTCTGCAAAGGGAGATAAAAGTGATGATTATGCAAGTAAAATTTATGAAATTTTACAAGCAGGAGCTCCAATATCTCAAGATACAAAAGTTTTAGCAAAAGTAATAATCATAGTTGATGAAAATGGAAAATTTGATTATAAAATACAAAAAACATCTAGTGATGAGGGTTACAATGAGGCTCTAAAATCATATTTAGATACTCAAAGAGGAGTTCCGTATCCTATTCCACCAAATGGAAAAGGTGTTAGATATTCAGTTGATTTTAAATTTGAAGGATAA
- the atpD gene encoding F0F1 ATP synthase subunit beta, with translation MKGKIIQVMGPVVDVEFDGYLPEINEAIDVPVEAGKDRLVLEVAAHIGDSRVRTIAMDMTDGLTRGQECIATGGPIKVPVGEAVLGRIFNVIGDPVDEGAAIPADVERWSIHRSAPEFEEQSTKTEMFETGIKVVDLLAPYSKGGKVGLFGGAGVGKTVIIMELIHNVAFKHSGYSVFAGVGERTREGNDLYHEMKDSNVLDKVALCYGQMSEPPGARNRIALTGLTMAEYFRDEKGLDVLMFVDNIFRFAQSGSEMSALLGRIPSAVGYQPTLASEMGKLQERITSTSKGSITSVQAVYVPADDLTDPAPASVFAHLDATTVLNRKIAEKGIYPAVDPLDSTSRILSADIIGLEHYSTARGVQSVLQKYKDLQDIIAILGMDELSEADKLVVARARKIERFLSQPFFVAEVFTGSPGKYVELKDTIAGFQGILDGKYDHVPEMAFYMVGGIDEVLAKAEKMK, from the coding sequence ATGAAAGGTAAAATTATTCAGGTAATGGGCCCTGTTGTTGACGTAGAGTTCGACGGGTATTTACCAGAGATTAATGAAGCTATCGACGTTCCAGTTGAGGCTGGAAAAGACAGGTTAGTATTAGAAGTAGCTGCTCATATTGGTGATAGTAGAGTAAGAACTATTGCTATGGATATGACAGATGGATTAACAAGAGGTCAAGAGTGTATAGCTACTGGTGGACCTATTAAAGTTCCAGTTGGTGAAGCAGTACTTGGAAGAATTTTTAATGTTATTGGTGATCCAGTTGATGAAGGTGCAGCAATTCCAGCAGATGTTGAAAGATGGTCTATTCATAGATCAGCTCCTGAATTTGAAGAGCAATCAACAAAAACAGAGATGTTTGAAACAGGTATTAAAGTAGTTGACCTTTTAGCACCATATTCAAAAGGTGGTAAAGTAGGATTATTTGGTGGAGCTGGAGTTGGTAAAACAGTTATTATTATGGAATTAATCCATAATGTTGCATTTAAACACTCTGGATATTCTGTATTTGCAGGAGTTGGAGAAAGAACAAGAGAAGGAAATGACCTTTACCATGAGATGAAAGACTCAAACGTTCTTGATAAAGTTGCACTGTGCTATGGACAAATGAGTGAACCACCAGGTGCTAGAAATAGAATTGCTTTAACAGGACTTACAATGGCTGAGTACTTTAGAGATGAAAAAGGACTTGATGTTCTTATGTTCGTTGATAATATCTTTAGATTTGCTCAATCAGGTTCTGAGATGTCGGCACTTTTAGGAAGAATTCCTTCAGCTGTTGGATACCAACCAACACTTGCAAGTGAAATGGGTAAATTACAAGAGAGAATTACATCTACTTCTAAAGGTTCTATTACTTCAGTTCAAGCTGTTTATGTTCCAGCGGATGACTTAACGGATCCAGCACCAGCTTCTGTTTTTGCTCACCTTGATGCAACAACAGTTTTAAATAGAAAAATTGCAGAAAAAGGTATCTACCCAGCAGTTGATCCACTAGATTCTACTTCAAGAATTTTAAGTGCTGATATTATTGGATTAGAGCATTATAGTACTGCAAGAGGTGTTCAATCTGTTCTTCAAAAATATAAAGATTTACAAGATATTATTGCAATTCTTGGTATGGATGAGTTATCAGAAGCTGATAAACTTGTAGTTGCACGTGCAAGAAAAATCGAAAGATTCTTATCTCAACCATTCTTCGTTGCTGAAGTATTTACAGGAAGTCCTGGGAAATATGTTGAGCTAAAAGATACAATTGCAGGTTTCCAAGGAATTTTAGATGGTAAATATGACCATGTTCCTGAAATGGCATTCTATATGGTTGGTGGAATAGATGAAGTTCTTGCAAAAGCTGAGAAAATGAAATAA
- a CDS encoding MotA/TolQ/ExbB proton channel family protein: MANSSAITYIVLALLSVYTIVVFWIFFYRNSALNRLIANEKRSLEILTTSQSKFSPLSLLNQCSNGVASKEILHACEINIIKEASVGVSWLAIISSTSPFIGLFGTVIGILESFAKFANQSKVAFSIIAPAISEALVATAAGIFVAIFAYTFHQIISRKIYELNIYLKAQAEIIVAKG, encoded by the coding sequence TTGGCAAATAGTAGCGCTATAACTTATATAGTTTTAGCGTTATTGTCAGTTTATACGATAGTTGTTTTTTGGATATTCTTTTATAGAAATAGTGCATTAAACCGTTTAATAGCAAATGAAAAAAGATCTTTAGAGATTTTAACAACAAGTCAATCTAAATTTTCCCCACTTTCTCTTTTAAATCAGTGTTCAAATGGTGTTGCTTCAAAAGAGATTTTACATGCTTGTGAAATAAATATTATTAAAGAAGCAAGTGTTGGTGTTTCTTGGCTTGCTATTATATCTTCAACATCTCCATTTATTGGACTTTTTGGAACAGTTATTGGAATATTAGAGTCATTTGCAAAATTTGCAAATCAATCAAAAGTTGCATTTTCTATCATAGCTCCAGCAATCAGTGAAGCTCTTGTAGCAACAGCAGCTGGTATATTTGTTGCAATATTTGCTTATACTTTCCATCAAATTATTTCAAGAAAAATATATGAGCTAAATATTTATTTAAAAGCTCAAGCAGAAATAATAGTAGCTAAAGGGTAA
- the atpG gene encoding ATP synthase F1 subunit gamma: MANLKEIKLKISSVKNTEKTTKAMKLVSSAKLTRTRQLSEQSRSYAHKINEVLSDIATRVSKVQDDGNIGRAFVQNSTPKTVDIVFVTADKGLCGGFNVATIKTVGKLINEYEAKGAKVRLRAAGKKGVEFFSFQGKTLEQKTIELSSAPTYEKASDFIKVAVEDFKNELTDKVIIVYNGFLNMLTQEIRVKEILPVGLEKVEIKETTSMLNIEPDDDDEVLKELTDKYIDFNMYYALIDSLAAEHSARMQAMEAASKNAKEKVNSLTVEYNKARQAAITTELIEIISGVEALK; the protein is encoded by the coding sequence ATGGCTAACTTAAAAGAGATAAAATTAAAAATAAGTAGTGTTAAAAATACAGAAAAAACTACAAAAGCTATGAAGCTTGTTTCTTCTGCAAAACTTACAAGAACTAGACAATTGTCTGAGCAATCAAGAAGTTATGCACACAAGATAAATGAGGTTTTATCTGATATTGCAACACGAGTTAGCAAAGTTCAAGATGATGGAAATATTGGTAGAGCATTTGTACAAAATTCAACTCCAAAAACAGTTGATATCGTTTTTGTAACTGCCGATAAAGGACTTTGCGGTGGTTTTAATGTGGCAACAATTAAAACTGTTGGTAAGTTAATAAATGAATATGAAGCAAAAGGTGCAAAAGTAAGATTAAGAGCTGCTGGGAAAAAAGGAGTTGAATTCTTCTCTTTTCAAGGTAAAACATTAGAACAAAAAACTATTGAATTATCATCAGCTCCAACTTATGAGAAAGCATCTGACTTTATAAAAGTCGCTGTAGAAGATTTCAAAAATGAACTTACTGATAAAGTAATAATTGTATATAATGGTTTTTTAAATATGCTAACTCAAGAAATTAGAGTAAAAGAGATATTGCCAGTTGGTTTAGAAAAAGTTGAAATAAAAGAGACTACTTCTATGCTAAATATTGAACCAGATGATGATGATGAAGTTTTAAAAGAACTTACTGATAAATATATTGATTTTAATATGTATTATGCATTAATTGACTCTTTAGCTGCAGAACATAGTGCAAGAATGCAGGCTATGGAAGCTGCAAGTAAAAATGCAAAAGAGAAGGTTAATAGTTTAACAGTTGAGTATAATAAAGCAAGACAAGCTGCAATTACAACAGAGCTGATAGAGATTATCAGTGGTGTTGAAGCATTAAAATAA
- the fabD gene encoding ACP S-malonyltransferase → MKKVAFIFPGQGSQAVGMGKDFFLNSDIAKDMIKKASERLNIDFEKLLFEENDNLGKTEFTQPAILLVSCIALEVFKSKCDIKPEFVLGHSLGEFSALVAAGAINYLDAIELVNKRGTFMNEACSGAGAGMMALVGIDDTKVETICEDERKKGLKVWAANYNMDGQLVLAGLKADLEKLVDTFKSAGAKRALVLDMSVASHCELLDSAVENLKPYLIEFLEEKFSNVISNVSTEIYSTKDEAVDLLSSQLIKPVKYKQSINAHDSKVDLYIEFGQGAVLKGLNRKITDKPTLNVNDMKTLEETIEALNE, encoded by the coding sequence ATGAAAAAAGTAGCTTTTATATTCCCAGGACAAGGAAGTCAAGCAGTAGGAATGGGGAAAGATTTTTTTCTTAATAGTGATATTGCAAAAGATATGATAAAAAAAGCCAGTGAAAGATTAAATATAGATTTTGAAAAACTTCTATTTGAAGAGAATGATAATCTAGGAAAAACTGAGTTTACACAACCAGCTATTTTACTTGTAAGCTGCATTGCTCTTGAAGTTTTTAAAAGTAAGTGTGATATTAAGCCAGAGTTCGTTTTAGGGCACTCTTTAGGAGAGTTTTCAGCTTTAGTTGCTGCTGGAGCAATAAACTATTTAGATGCTATAGAGCTAGTTAATAAAAGAGGAACTTTTATGAATGAGGCTTGTAGTGGAGCAGGTGCTGGTATGATGGCACTTGTTGGAATTGATGATACTAAAGTTGAAACTATTTGTGAAGATGAGAGAAAAAAAGGTTTAAAAGTTTGGGCAGCAAACTACAATATGGATGGTCAACTAGTATTAGCAGGTCTTAAAGCAGATTTAGAAAAACTAGTTGATACTTTTAAGAGTGCTGGAGCAAAAAGAGCATTAGTTCTTGATATGAGTGTTGCATCTCACTGTGAACTTCTTGATAGCGCAGTTGAAAATTTAAAACCGTACTTAATAGAGTTTTTAGAAGAAAAATTTTCAAATGTAATTTCAAATGTGAGTACTGAAATATATAGTACAAAAGATGAAGCAGTTGACCTTTTATCTTCACAACTTATAAAACCTGTAAAATATAAACAATCAATAAATGCTCACGATAGTAAAGTTGATTTATATATAGAATTTGGACAAGGTGCAGTTTTAAAAGGTTTAAATAGAAAAATCACAGATAAGCCAACTTTAAATGTAAATGATATGAAAACTTTAGAAGAAACAATTGAGGCTTTAAATGAATAA